Sequence from the Pararhodobacter sp. genome:
TCCACGATCGTTCGCCAGATACCAGGACAGATAGTGGTCCGTCAGGAACTCGAAAACGGACAAGAGGAAAATGCCCGAGCCGCAGCAAATGTCGGCAACGGTGAAGGCCGCCAGATCAGCCGGAGACTGTCCTGCCAGTTTCGGCCCGAGCGTGCGCTGCACAATCGCATCGACAATATAGCGCGGCGTCGGCACGACGCCGCCGCTGTCCCGCACCTCGGGCTTGCTGACGATCTCGACGTTGCCATGCGCGTCGATCGTGATGATCTCGCCCAGAAACTGCTCGTAGATTTCCCCCAGGACTTCGGTTTCCACGACCGCGAAGGTGTAGGGGCTCTGCGGGTAGTAAAGCTCGTTGATAATCCCGCTCAATACATCGTCGCTGATGCGAATCCCGAGTCGGGCATCATCGAGCAGCCGGAACAGACCGGAATCATAGAAGGCATCCGCGCGCCGCAGCTCCTTCATAAGAGCATCGAAGCTGTTGCCGGCGGTCAGGCCCCGCAGGGTTTCATACCGCTCGATGTCGCGATCTTCACAGATACGCAAGAACACGATCCGCGAAAGGAATAGTTGCACCGCATAGGTCAGCTCGTCCGGCGACAGGCCGGGGACTTGCTGGTGAATATCTCGTGCGAGACGCTCGCGCCACGACCGCACCTGGCGCAAGAAAAAGTCGTCAAACTGATCGGCACCGTGCCGGGTCACATCGACGGCGAAGCGGCGATCAAAATCGCCAGAGTACACCGCCTCACGCGACAGAAGCGGCCACAGCTCGTCGAAGCGCGCTTCAAACTCTTCGTATCCGACAAGCAGAATACGCGCGACATGCGCTTCATCGGTGTTGTTTGGAGAGGGCCGGCAGTCATAGACCGCCAGCTGATGAAAGTTGGTCAGGATCGAGATCGGCAGGCTTGCCGAATAACCGTAGCGCCGCGTCTGGAAGGCGGCATCCCTACTCCGATCAATGCGCACATTCGGCTTCTTGGCTTCGACGAAGAGCTTGCGCTGGCGTGCAAGGCGCAGCTCATAGTCCGGCTTCTTGGAAAGCCGCTCTTCGCCGACTTCAACCGTTGCCTCTTCGATAACTTCCCGAAGCCCGAGCGGTTGGCCGGCGACGTTGTGTACGTCCCATCCAAATGCCGCGAGCAGCGGCGTGATAAAATCCGTGCGCGCCTGCGTCTCATTATAGGCCGCACGCAGATAATCTGCTTCGTTGCGCCGGAAGTTCTGGACAAGATTAGCCACCCGAGCACGGGCAGCGTCCTTCGGGTCAACGGCTGTCATGCTGTATGTTTCCGGGCACCACGCCGACGGGAGTTCCGCCGATTCCGCATCTGCGTCCAGACGCTCTTCAAAAGATCACACTCTGCCGATGTCAGCCCCATGTGCTCGCGGAGGATGATCTTTGCATTCTCCTCCAGAACATCATCGAGCCGGCCGGCACGGACGAGCTGATCCACTTCGGTTAGCGGCATCGCGCCGTTGAGCTGGGCGGGCATAAGCAACCGTTCGGCTTCTGTCGGTTCAAGCTCCAGAACGCCGCCGCCATAGCTTCGCCCTTCGATTTCAGCCGAAGCAGCCGTGAGCCAGGTATAGGTATTGGCGATCACCCGTTCAGGCTTCGCGCCATGGCTGCGCATCCGGTGGATCGTATCAGTGGACGTAGCCCCGGAAGAGTTCAGCACCATGCGGGGAAAGTCGTAAATCTGCCGGAACGCGAAACCGTCCGGCACCCAGACAGACGGCACCAGATACCAAGGCTCTCGGATCGAGCACTTGTACCCCATGTGAAATTCTTTCCGTTCGCCTTCCTCGATGTATCGGCGCAGTTTTGCGCTGAGCTTGCTGGCTTGCGCCTTCGAGATGTTGAGCAGGTGGACGCGATCACCGCCAGCGGACAGGGATCTCCAGTCGGCCTTCTCGATCTTGCTCCCCTTCAGCTGGGCGGAGCGCGATACGAGCGGCGTTGTGTAGCCCTCAAGGCCAAGATCTTCGACCTGATTGGCCGAGAGGACAAAAAATTCATTCTTCCCGGTGACAACCCCCACGTCGATGCTCGCGTGCGTGGACATGGGCGTGGTGATCGCCGCATCGCGCAGAGCGCGCATGAAGGTAATCTGCCGATTGTCGAGGAAGTATTTTAGCCACTTCTCGCTATCATGACGGATGGTCTTGGGCTCCGCCCGATCGAGAATCAAGGCTGGTTTGACATCGGTAATATCGGCAACCGTTGCGGCGGCTGTCAGGGAAACGCGGCAGGTATTGTCCTCGGACGCCGTTGCCAAAGCGCCGTCAGCAAGAAGCAGGACGACTTCCTGCTCCGCCTTCTCAAAGAACAGCTCATTGCAGGCAATTACGTCGATCCGCTCGAAGTGATCGGTCAGATAGGAGCGCAACTGCGCCGCATAAGTGACTTGCAGGATTTCTGCAGGAAGCACGAGCGCGAGGCGGCCGCCAGCCTTGAGACTTGCCGTCGCGGCGACCACGAACGGCACCCAGATGTTGGTCAGGCGATTTGGCGTCAGCCCCTGATCGCCCATGATCTGCATGGCGATGGTGCGATGCGGCTCAGGGAACGATTGGTAGCGGATGAACGGCGGGTTGCCGATGATCGCGTCAAAGGCGGGCTGAAGAGAGTCCGCCCACCACGCAAAAAAGTCCGAGTTTTGAACCACCTTTTCGGCAGACTTGCCGATCACGCCCTGAAGGCGCGTTGTTGCGGCTTCTGCCTCTGCTGGAATGATTTCGACACCTGTCAAATTCTGCCCAATTTTTTCGGGCGTTCCACCAAGTTCACGGAGCCGATGCGCGGCAGCTTCCAAAAAGGCACCGTCGCCGCAACTCGGCTCTAGTACGACATCCTCAGCGGATTGGATCGCCCAACCGCACAGCCATTCTGCGACCTTTGATGACGTGTAATAACCACCGCGCAACTTATCTTCGTCCAAATCGGCGAAGCGACCACGCGGGGCAACATTCGAAGACTTGCCCTTGGGCGTGGTGGTGCGTGATTTGGTCCGCGCGACTTTCATTCTTTCCCCACATGCAGTAGCGGCATGTCATCCTTCAGGAGGCGGTCGATCGCTTCGCGCACGACCCATGCCACTGATACCCGGTTTTTTCGGGCTATTTCGTTAAGTTCGCGATGCTGCTCCGCCGTGAGGCTGACAGACAGGCGATGGACAGATTTGTCATCGTTGTAGGGGGCGTCGGCAGGCATGGCGACTACACTGTTGCATCATCTTGCATCACTATGCACCACGTTGGTGAAGCTGGCAATGTTCGATCGAGGATGGGTCGAACCAGAGCAGCCAGCCTAGGAAGCCCAGCGGTCTCGAGATCGTCTTAGTAGCCTCTCCGTTGCCGTTCGGTCGTTGACACCAGTGCGAGCAAGTTTGGCTGCCGATATTCCGGGCGAGGGACTTTTCGGCTCTGGCGCACCCGAGGTGACAATAGCCGTCGTCGAAGGGATGGTTGCTCGCGAACCAAAGATGTCTAAGCCCGGCTCGCGCGATTGCAGGCAAGGGCACTAGCTCGTCTGCCGCCGTGCGGTTGAACTATTCGACGAGTATGTCCATCTCGCCTCGAGCCTGCGCCGATGGTAGGTAAGGTATAGGCCTGATTGTCGGTTTGCGTGAAGCATCGGCATTGCGCGAACAGGGGGGATAAGGATGCATTTGAAGAAGCTGGCCGTCCGCAACTTTCGTAGGTTGCAGGATGTCGTAATCGATCTTGCCTCCGATATCTCGATCTTCGTCGGTGCCAACAACAGTGGGAAGACCTCAGTCGGGCACGCGCTTCAGCTGTTCACCGGGCATGGCCGGTTTGACATCAATGATTTCGGCATGGGGTCGTGGCCGGATATCATCGCGTTTGGCGCCGGTGCGGAAGGTGCGGTGCTGCCGACCATGGAAATCGATATCTGGCTGGAGATCGGCGCTGAGGACCTCCACCGCGCGATTGATCTACTGCCGAGCCTAGCATGGGACAGCACACTCGTTGGTATGCGCGTCGCCTATGCTCCAATCGACCCCGAGACCACGCGCGACAGATATATCCAAGCCCGCGAACTTGCCCTCGCCGCAGTTGAAGAGGACGAGCAAGGTTTGCCGGTGTTCGACCCGGCACCGCACCACCTTCGAGACTTCCTTCGCGATAACCTGAATACCGAATATGAACTACGATACTTCGTGCTCGATCCGGCGAGGTTCGACGCAAATATGTTAGCCGAAGCCGACTACGTCCCGTCATCACTTGCCGGACGCGATCGGAGTGGACGTGAGATTTTGAACGGTATTCTCCGGATCGACTTTCTTAACGCTCAGCGCCATTTGTCGGATGGTACTGGCGGCGCCCGGGCGGAGGACCTTTCGCGCGTCCTCAGCCGGTTCTATGGTCGCAATCTCGAGCAGAAGGCGCACGACCTCGAGGCCCTCAGAGCGCTCGCGGCGTCCGAGGTTTCTCTCAACGAGCATCTGGAACGCGTATTTGAGCCAACTCTTAGGAGCCTCGCCAAGCTCGGCTATCCTGGCCTATCAAACCCCCGGATGATGATACGATCGGCGCTCGATCCGGCACAAATTATGAGCAGCGGTACGGGCGCGTTGGTCCACTATGCCCTTGGCCCTGATGATGGCACGCCCAATCCGCCGACGTTGCCCGACCGCTACAATGGTCTGGGATTCAAGAACCTCATCTTCATGGTGGTTGAGCTTCTCGATCTGCACGCCCAGTGGTTGGCAATCGACGACAACCGCCCTCCGGTGCATCTCATCTTCATCGAGGAACCCGAGGCACATCTCCACGCCCAGTTGCAGCAGGCCTTCATCCGCAAGGTCCTGGACATCCTTACGCTCAAGGGTGCTGATCGCGTGGCCTATACCAGCCAGATCGTGGTCACCACGCATTCAACTCATATCCTCTATGAGCGCGGCTTTCGACCGGTCCGCTATTTCAGGCGTAGCCGGACAGAAGCAACCTCGACTTCAGACGTTCTTAATCTCTCCGCCTTCTACGACAGCACCGATCCCAAAGTCCGCACGTTTCTCGAGCGCTACCTCAAGCTCGCGCATTGTGATCTCTTTTTCGCCGATGCCACCGTGCTCGTCGAAGGCAACGTTGAGAGATTGCTGTTGCCGCAGATGATCGAAACCGCTGCGCCGCGCCTCCAGTCGACCTATCTGACGATCCTCGAGATCGGGGGCGCGTTCGGCTATCGTTTCAAGGTGCTTATTGAGTTCCTTGGTCTTACCACACTGGTCATAACCGATCTTGACAGTGTTTTTGGCCCGCCAACTCAGCCAGGAACAGGTGTTGAGGTGACTGCAGCCGCCGGAGACGACCCCGCGCAGGAGGCCAATTCGGATGAAGACGAAGACGAAGACGAAGGAGCGGCTGGTCAGTTGGCGGCTGAAAAGCCGGGAAAGGCATGCATCGCCAGCCATCCGGGAGCCGTGACCTCCAATCAGACACTTCTGCACTGGCTCCCCAAATGTGAGACAGTCGCAGCGCTGTGGGAGGCGACGGCCGACGATAAGACGCAGGCGCGTGCGAACGAAAACGACGCTCTCGTGCGCGTTGCATATCAATGCCGTACCGATGTGACCTGGGGTGGCAATACGCTCTCGTTGGCAGGCCGCACGTTCGAGGAAGCGTTCGCGCTCGAGAAATCTCGGCTGGTGCCAGCATAAGGACCGAAAGCCACTCCAGCTCCGTATCGCAAAGAATGCGGAGAAAAATCTCAGTGAGCTGGCTGGCCGCATTCACAAGCGCGTTCAGGCTAAGAGTTTTAGCAAGACCGACTTCGCCTTGGCGCTGCTCGCCGAAGATCCCGCGACCTGGATTGTTCCGCAATACATCGCTGACGGCCTTCGCTGGCTCGAAGCCGAAATTGCGCCGCCTGAACCCGAGCCTGAGCCTGACGACGAGGCAAACGCGGAAGAAGTGGCGGAGACCGATGGCGCCGCCATTGCTGCGCCTGGGCCAGATGGTGAGGCTGCGGCATGACCAGCCGCATCGGCAGCCCCGACACGCCAGCAGACATCGAGGTTCGCGCCTGTCTCGATCGTAAGGTCCCGAGATCGTTCGTGATGGTTGCGGGTGCTGGCTCGGGCAAGACAACATCGCTGATCAAGGCGCTGGAGCACCTCGCCCGGACCCGAGGTAAGGCGCTACGGCGCGCGGGGCAGCAAATTGCCTGCATCACCTATACCGATGTCGCGGTTGGCGAGATCTCCGGTGATGTAGGCGTCTCACCGCTGTTTCACATCTCCACGATCCACAGCTTCCTCTGGTCGGTGATCCGGCCATTCCAGAGCGACATCGCGGCCTGGGTAGGCGTTCGCATCGAGGAGAAGATCGCCGAGCGCCGCGAACATTACAACCGACCTCGCACTCAGATGCGAACGAAGGCACGGCTGGAGATTGAAATTGCCGAACTTGAAGCCCAGCTCGCCGCGATCAGTTCGGTCGAGAAATTCACATATGGTACCGGTAGCAGTTATGCTGAAGGCATTCTCGGCCATGACGATGTGCTGAAGTTGACGCCCTATTGCATCGGCGCCCATCCGTTGCTGCGCCGGGTTGTCGCCAGCCGCTTTCCGTTCATTTTCGTTGACGAAAGCCAGGACACCAATCCCGAAGTCATCGAAGCGCTGCGCACGATCGCGGTCGAGCAGCCGCGCCTGTGCGTTGGGTTCTTCGGCGACCCGATGCAGAAGATCTATATGAGCGGCACTGGCGCCGTTCCACTCAGCGCTGACTGGGCCGAAATTAGCAAACCTGAGAATTTTCGTTGCCCTGCTTCTGTCCTCGGTGTGGTCAACGCTATCCGCGCAACAGGCGATGGCCTGGTTCAGACCCGTGGGCGCCGGATCAAGGTCGGTGATGTCGAACAGCCTGTGGCGGGCACAGCAAATCTTTTCGTTCTGCCGGCCGACGATCAGCGCAGTGCCCGCCTCTCTGCGGTCCGTGCCTGGCTCGCCGGAGAGACCGACGACGCGCTTTGGCTGAGCGACGTACGCGAAAGCGATGTTCGCCTACTAGTGCTGGTGCATCGCATGGCGGCAACTCGGCTCGGATTTCCAAACCTCTATTCTGCGCTAAGTGACCGCGCACCAACGAACCTAAGCGAAGGACTCGCCGACGGCTCGGCCTGGCCGTTACGACCGGTCGCGCAGCATATTCTGCCTTTGGTCATGGCCGCTCGTGAAGGTGACCGCTTCACGGTCATGTCAATCTTGCGCAACGAAAGCCCGAAGCTCGAACCGGAGCGTCTACGCGGACTACCGGCGGCTCCGATCCTGACCGGTCTTCAACAGGCAATCGACGCGTTGGTCGCGATGCTCGCGGATGGTTCACAGGCCACCGTGCTACAGCTGATGCGGCATGTTCGTGACACCCAGGTGCTGCGCCTCGACGACCGGTTTGCGCCACATCTTGTGGACGAGCCGGTTGATGACGGTAGTAGCGGCTTTTCCAGCGTCCAGGCTTTTCTGTCCTGCCCAATCGGGGAGCTCTGGGCCTATCGGCGCTATTTTACCGAAGAATCACCGTTCGCCACCCACCACGGCGTTAAGGGGGCGCAGTTTGAACGTGTTCTGGTCGTGATCGACGACGAGGAGGCCGCGTTTCACCAATACTCCTACGGCAAGTACTTCGGCTATGTGCCGCTGTCGGACAATGACCAGGCAAAAATCAACGCGGGAGAGGAAACGGTGCTCGATCGTACGAGGCGTCTCTTCTACGTTTGCTGTTCGCGCGCGGTTAAGGATCTCGCAGTCGTGATTTTCGTGCCCGACGTTGCCGCAGCTAGCGCTGCGATCGCCGCAAAAAACCTATTCCCGCAAGCCTCAATACGTGGCCCCGAAGTCTTGGCTTGACTGCAACAAGCATTTGCCATCCTCAGAAAAATGCAAATCCTACTGGGTGTCCCAGTTTGGGTCGTTAGTCGAAGGACTGCGGTTCGAATTTCCTGATCGCCGAAAAAGACGGTGCTTTGTGGCTGCGAACCCGGCATTTGTCTACGCGATAGCGAGCAACCGCTTTTCAACTGTCACAGAGAGCGGATTACATAATCAAAATTATCGGAGCGAATACCAAGCCCCCCTCCCGGCTCCGTTCAGGCTCAGGTGGCCATCTGCCACCAGCGCGCGGAAGTGCTGCTTCAGTGTGTTGCGATTCTGGCCGGACAGGCGCTCGGCGTCGCCGATGGTCAAGCGACCGTGGTCTCGCACGAGGTCCAAGAGTTGCGCCGAAACTTCCGGGAGGCTACCCATCAAAAGTCGTTCACGCTCAATCTTCACGCGCAGACGATGCATCTGGCGCTGCAGCGCGGACAGGAAGAAGCCGAGCCAAGGTTCCCAGTCCGGACTGTCAGACCTGATCGTTCCCTGGGTCTGTCGAAGGGCCAGATAGTAGGCCTCCTTGCTTTGCTCGATCACGCTTTCGAGGGAGGAGTACGGTACATAGGCATAGCCTGCGCGCAGAAGCAGGAGGGTGGTAAGGATCCGACTGAGACGTCCGTTGCCGTCCTGGAACGGATGGATCTCGAGGAAGACCACGACGAAGACTCCGATCAGCAGCAGCGGATGCAGTTCACGGTCCCGGGTGGCGGTGTTGTACCAGTCGATCAGTTCAACCATGCGGCCGGGGGTGTCGAAGGGGGTGGCGGTCTCGAACACGACGCCAATCTGCCGCCCTGTCTCGTCGAAAGCCGCGATCGAGTTTGGCGCGGTCTTCCAGGCTCCCCTGTGGCGCTGATCCTTGCCGCTGTGCCGCAGAAGGTCCCGGTGTAATTGGCGGATATGGTTTTCGGTCACGTCCATGTCGCGCCACGAGGCGAAGACCGCATCCATGACCTGGGCGTAGCCAGCGACCTCCTCTTCGTCTCGGGTCGAGAAGGTCTGGATGTCGAGGTTGGAGAGAAGACGCTGGACCTCCTGATCTGAGAGTCGGCTTCCTTCAATGCGGGTCGAAGAGCCGATGCTTTCGATCGTAGCGACGCGGCGCAAGGCGGACAGCCGCTCGGGGGCGAGACTTCCGAGCGCGCGCCATGCGCCCTTGAACTCGTCGATTTCGGCGATGATCGAAAGAAAGTTCGGGGTGATGCGGAGCGTATGGATTTGGATCATACCCATTTAAATACCCAATAACACCCATTTTCCGCAACCCATTTCTTGACCCAATTACACCCGATTAGCGGCGGAACCACAGGTCGCGCATGGGATCCGGACATGATGTCGGTCAACTCATACGCCGGACCCGAGCGTATCAAGCCATGTCTCCGTTGCCGGTTTCGGCAAGGCGGCCCAGATGAGCGCGCGCTTCGGTCGTAATAGACCCTCCCCTGCCGATGGGCCCCCAGGCATCAAAGGGAACGGCGAGGCGCAGCTTCATCTCGCCTTCGAACTGCTCATGCCTGAAGTTAGAAGTGAGATCAGTCAAGCTATTGCTCTCTTCGCGTTCCATCATCACCACCCTCGCTGCAAGTTCACCGGAATACCCTAGCCCTTCGTTTTCATCGTGGACAACACCAACCAACAGCCTGACGCACCCTCATGAGCGATTGGCGCAGGCTCTATTGCTCATGAGGGACGACCGGCGATGACCCTGGCCGGATGAGTTGTACAATGCGGAAGGCTGCCGCCCTTCTTCGGCGATCACAGCGTCGCGTGTTGTCCTTTCGTTTCGATTCTGGTCCTGTCGTGCGGCACGAAGTTGAGCTGAGGCGGCACCAAGATGAAGACCCCACATGGCGATCTAGACCGATGGCCGGACCCGGTAAGTCCGAACGCTCGCCGCAGCATCTTCGCGCAGGACCTTATTGTCGAAGGCGATGCCACCTCCAGTGGACCGATCGAGATCCAAGGCAATGTCGTTGGCTCACTGCGAGCGCCGGAGATCAGCGTGGCTGGTTCAGGTCGCGTTGAAGGTTCCGTCGCCACCCACGACCTCGTCGTGCTTGGGGCTGTCTCTGGTATGATCTCGTCGCGAAACGTTCAGCTCGCGCCGAGTGCGGTCGTGCAGGCCGACGTCATCCATGAGCGGATCGCCATTGAGGCCGGTGCCGTGTTGGAAGGCAGGCTTCAACGGAAGGCCTGACCGATCTCACACCGCAAGGTATGGCTGCGGCAACTGGCCGGACGGCCGATAGCCCCGCCGCATCTTCTGGCGTAGGGTTTACGATGCTGCTCTCTCCGCTTCTTCAATGGAAGCACAGGTTTCGATGCTCGTCCGGCCGTGGGTCCCGATCCGGCCCCAGGTCCGCACGAATGAGACGTCCCCGAACAGTGTCGGCGCGATGTCGACGCAGTAATAGCGGGCCATATTGGCATCGGGATCGATGCGGTGCAGATGTGCCAGAACCATGTGGGCCTCCCAACACAAATCCTCCCTGCGTCGCAGCTAGTCCAATTACTTTTCTGAATCGAAACCAGCGGATCGATTCAGAAACTTCATGGCTTGCCCCCCCCGGTTCGCGCGCATTGGCCACCAAGGGGTTGCCCACGTTGCGACCTGTCATTGTCAGGTGGTCTCCTTTCCGAGCAACTGTAGGACCTCCAAAACAATGAAGCACTTCGCGCGCCGCTTGTTCGCTGTGTACCAAACCGTCTTGCGCTCGCCGGTATGGCTGAACTCATAGGTGACGCCGAGGATCTTCTCGCGATGATCCGGGTCGACCATCCATTCCACAGGCCTGCCAACATCAAACTTGGCTGCCGACGTGTCGTCGTCGAGGGCATTCGATTTCTGATCAGTCATTTCTCTTCTCCCTCGGTTGTCGTGTGCAGCGGCGCCTTGTCCAAGGCGATGTCGAATGCCTCCTGGAACCGCGCGCGGAAGGCCGGGCCCATGACCCGCGCCAAACCAAGAACCCCAAGCGGATCGTGCCGGGCGGCCAGGTCGGCTGCAAAAGGCGGTCGCAGGGTCAAGGTCACGCTGGTCGGATGCTTGCCCCGTGCACCGCGAGGTTCACTGACTTCGGGCATGCCATCGCGTTCCCAGTCGTCAAAGGCCTCGTCACGCAGTCCCTGCGCCACGCGACGGATCAGGAACTGGACCGAGCACCGCGCCACTGAGGCCCAGGCTTCAGCGAGATGGGCTTGCCTGGCGGTGAGCGACACCGCGACATAGACGACCTGACCCCGGGCCGTTGCGGATGGGGCAGGCACCGCATGGCGCTGCGCCAAGTGCAGTGGTGTCCGCGGTTCACCCTCCTCTTTCCGGGCTTCTTCTTGGCCGCGGATGGGCAACCCGCCATCATCATCGCGTTGGGGCATGACATGTGCGGCGGCTGTCACGATTGCCGGTTGCTCGGGCTTCGATTCTGGCCGGGAGCAGACCGGCGCCGACGGCATCGCGCTCGGTCTTTCAACCTCCGCCGGGGGCGCGACCATCCCACCAAACCCAAGCTTCGCTGAAAAACCCGCATCCTGCCGGATGATCCGCATCTGATCTTTACGCGGTGCCATTATGCGACCACCGCCGGGGCCGCGATCAACTGATCGATTTCGTCGAGAAGCTCCCCGGCCTCCTTCACGGCTGTCTGCAGATGCGCCGCCAAGCCGCGATTTGGCGTCTTGTCCGCGATCGGGCCGAGGAGCCCTTCCTTGTCCATCCGGACATAGGCGCTGCGATTGGACAGCCAGGCCTCGCAGGCAGGCAGCGACCGGAAGAGTTCATCCGCCACCGCGCGCTCCGCTTCAGAGAGCCGGACCTGCACGCGACTGAACACCACGGAGAAGCCGGCAAGCTCATCCGGATTGTCGACCCGCCCGCGCAGCTTCAAATACCAGTTGGCAGTCTCGAGCGTCTCGCTGAGATCGCCGCGCGACAGCATCATCGGGCAGATGATCCGGTGGGCGGCAACGGCCAGCACATCCTGTGCCTCTGACCCGCCGCCGAAAGTGTCGATCAGGATCAGATGCTCCTGGTCTGGCTGTTCATAGATATGGTCAATCGCCTCGACGACCCGGTGGGCATCAAGTGTGTGGATCACCTCAACATGGGGTGACCAGTTTCCGGCCTCTTGCCCCGCCTGCATCCACTTGAGGCAAGACTTCGAGGCATCCGTGTCGAAGATCGTGACCGTCTCGCCGCGACTTGCTGCGGCAGAGGCAAGGGCGCGGCAGAGCGTGCTCTTGCCCGATCCGCCCTTCCTGTTCATCACCAGCACAACCCGTATTCCGTAACCCATACCACCTTCCTCACCTCGCATATCGACTATCCCATTTTTCTGAATGCGGATCGCCGAAATCTTTTATCCTAAATCACATCGCTTTATTCCGTAAGCCTGCGGTGAAGGCCGTCTGCTCTGATTGAGCAAATGGTCGTAAGGCATTGCCTTATGGCATGCGCTTCAACTGTTTCACCAATCGAGATCTTCGCCGCCGATGAGGGTGGCCGTCGTCGGCACTGGTCTGACGAGGACAAGATCCGGATCGTCGAAGAGAGCCTGCGCGGTTTCCGGCAGGGTTCGGCGACGGCGCGCCGGTATGGGATTTCCCGGTCGCTTCTTTCGATCTGGCGGCGCGAGTATCGCAGCGGGACACTTGGCGCGTCGGGGGCTGGTGGGGGCTTCGTGCCATTGGTGATTGCGGGCGCCCCGCCTACGCCAGCGGAGCAGCCATCGCGGGAAGCCGACGATGCCCGGATCGACATCACGTTGACGAACGGGCGTCGCATGACGATCTCTGTGTCGCTGGCCCCTTCGCATCTTGCGGCGTTGCTGGCCGTGCTGGACCCGCGATGATTGCCTTTCCGGCGGG
This genomic interval carries:
- the tnpA gene encoding IS66-like element accessory protein TnpA, with translation MACASTVSPIEIFAADEGGRRRHWSDEDKIRIVEESLRGFRQGSATARRYGISRSLLSIWRREYRSGTLGASGAGGGFVPLVIAGAPPTPAEQPSREADDARIDITLTNGRRMTISVSLAPSHLAALLAVLDPR